The following are from one region of the Candidatus Bipolaricaulota bacterium genome:
- a CDS encoding rubredoxin, protein MQKYECTMCGYIYDPEKGDPTTGIEPGTAFEDLPDDWTCPDCGAGKEMFEEV, encoded by the coding sequence ATGCAGAAGTACGAGTGCACGATGTGCGGCTATATCTACGATCCGGAGAAGGGTGATCCGACGACCGGGATCGAGCCGGGTACGGCGTTCGAGGACCTACCCGACGACTGGACCTGCCCCGACTGCGGCGCGGGGAAGGAGATGTTCGAGGAGGTCTAG
- a CDS encoding helix-turn-helix transcriptional regulator, which yields MGTRLKQFRLAHGWSKRRTAAELGVSIPSIIRWEEGESEPNDYNRFKIEALLAARTREADRVR from the coding sequence GTGGGAACACGGCTTAAGCAGTTCCGACTGGCGCATGGGTGGAGCAAGCGCCGTACGGCTGCAGAACTTGGGGTATCGATTCCGTCTATCATCCGCTGGGAAGAGGGGGAGAGCGAACCGAACGATTACAATCGGTTCAAGATCGAAGCCCTCCTCGCAGCCCGGACGCGGGAAGCCGATCGGGTGCGATGA
- the scpB gene encoding SMC-Scp complex subunit ScpB — protein MPEETRTDDRGLVEAALFLSPEPLTRRKLAKLLGGTALAYVDRILDEIKEAFAAPEHGFELLVEDGRAFFQVKREYVDRVGHLAPQQDIPRPVLRTLAMIAYNNPLTQADLVKVRGNKAYGHVTELIERGLIRAEPQGRTLLLSVTDEFLRYFGLSDVAEFKFHVGAVREELEIDKDGLKEAGQGEIDEKEVE, from the coding sequence ATGCCTGAGGAGACGCGGACCGATGACCGGGGGCTGGTCGAGGCGGCGCTCTTCCTCTCCCCGGAACCGCTCACCCGACGAAAGCTCGCCAAGCTTCTCGGCGGAACGGCCCTCGCCTATGTCGACCGAATCCTGGACGAGATCAAGGAAGCGTTCGCGGCGCCGGAGCACGGGTTTGAGCTCCTGGTCGAGGACGGGCGTGCGTTTTTTCAGGTGAAACGGGAATACGTGGACAGGGTCGGACACCTTGCCCCCCAGCAGGACATCCCCCGACCGGTGCTTCGTACCCTGGCGATGATCGCTTACAACAACCCCCTCACCCAGGCCGATCTTGTCAAGGTGCGGGGGAACAAGGCGTACGGTCACGTAACCGAGCTAATCGAGCGCGGGTTGATCCGGGCCGAGCCGCAGGGGAGGACTCTGCTCCTATCGGTGACCGATGAGTTCCTCCGCTACTTCGGGCTCTCGGACGTGGCTGAATTCAAGTTCCATGTCGGGGCGGTGCGGGAGGAGCTCGAGATCGACAAAGACGGGCTGAAAGAAGCTGGCCAAGGAGAGATCGACGAGAAGGAGGTCGAGTGA
- a CDS encoding chromosome segregation protein SMC translates to MTKITKLELAGFKSFRKRTVIPFFSGMTAILGENGSGKSNLIDAIRFVMGRRSSQLRADRLEHLLFNGGEHHSPAEVAEVLLHLDNQDGTFDPFFENGDRAPEIVLGRRITRTSSTYTFMGKTCPRGLIDRILEEAKIDPDGQQVIAQGQITEIIKRSPLRRREIIDEVSGIAAYDEKRRKAIGELKDVKSKLNTHRVILAERKRRLLELAKERDAALEYKRLLDEQVKIERSIRLQQRKAIEEKLRRAVEAREGMAERIENLQKELDSLDLAIENKEWEIEGMRDELGKDDKISLLREVEQLRREILQVQTEIDLKREQVRNLEEMIAEITKVQAAAISRARAPTGTSRAVQALLSRKRGGVYGTIASLSTPKPGFETAFETAAGGHLNDVVVDSRETAIECINYLKAQRLGRARLLPLGRLVTPRKSLAAAEALKRPGVIDYAINLVEFEPKYRRAFEYILGDTLVAENLEALRDVDGVRAVTLDGDLQSKGGALTGGWRPSAARAEKPEKAPDAQFDVAKRRQRIGKLNREIARLEKDLEERKGILAAKERALAAKEEEEDKTKDEASTRGDELRALRERRREVYQNLETLRRGLSRYEREEAEAKVELESLGASEIDESNCIDASLSELERRLGETKRRIRRLEPVNMRAIDEYAAFEQEYNAFREKVDALEAEKHEIERLIGEIEARKRARFLETLEEISVQFDRIFRQLFQGGSASLELEVPDDISSGLLIKANPPGKEPHVIDALSGGEQTLVATAFIFALQEYQKAPFFVLDEIDAALDILNTTRLARMLREYAKRMQVIVVSHNEETVRHADRAYGVTIKDGVSQILALNLN, encoded by the coding sequence ATGACGAAGATCACCAAGCTCGAACTTGCCGGATTCAAGTCATTTCGCAAGCGGACGGTGATCCCGTTCTTCTCCGGGATGACCGCGATCCTCGGGGAGAACGGATCGGGAAAATCGAACCTGATCGACGCGATTCGGTTCGTGATGGGGCGTCGCTCTTCTCAGCTCCGCGCCGACCGGCTGGAGCACCTCCTGTTCAACGGGGGAGAGCACCACTCCCCGGCCGAGGTCGCCGAGGTGCTCCTTCACCTCGACAACCAGGATGGCACGTTCGACCCGTTCTTCGAGAACGGCGACCGCGCTCCGGAGATCGTGCTCGGCCGCCGGATAACCCGCACATCGTCGACGTACACGTTCATGGGGAAGACCTGTCCGCGCGGGCTGATCGACCGCATCCTCGAGGAGGCGAAGATCGACCCCGACGGCCAGCAGGTGATCGCCCAGGGGCAGATCACCGAGATCATCAAGCGCAGCCCGCTCCGGCGGCGGGAGATCATCGACGAGGTGAGCGGGATCGCCGCCTACGACGAAAAGAGGAGGAAGGCGATAGGCGAGCTGAAGGACGTCAAATCGAAGCTGAACACCCACCGCGTCATTCTCGCCGAGCGGAAACGCCGGCTGCTGGAACTGGCCAAGGAACGGGACGCCGCCTTGGAGTACAAGCGCCTCCTCGACGAGCAGGTGAAGATCGAGCGCTCAATCCGGCTGCAGCAACGCAAGGCGATCGAGGAGAAGCTCCGCCGCGCCGTGGAAGCCCGCGAAGGAATGGCCGAAAGGATCGAGAACCTACAGAAAGAGCTCGACTCCCTTGATCTCGCGATCGAGAACAAGGAGTGGGAGATCGAGGGGATGCGCGATGAACTCGGAAAAGATGACAAGATCTCACTTTTGCGCGAGGTGGAACAGCTCCGCCGCGAGATCCTACAGGTGCAGACTGAGATCGACCTCAAGCGCGAACAGGTGCGCAACCTCGAGGAGATGATCGCCGAGATCACCAAGGTACAGGCAGCGGCGATCTCCCGCGCTAGGGCCCCGACCGGGACAAGCCGGGCGGTGCAGGCGCTCCTCTCCCGCAAGCGGGGTGGGGTGTACGGAACGATCGCTTCGCTCTCCACTCCAAAACCGGGGTTTGAGACGGCGTTCGAAACAGCGGCCGGGGGGCATCTGAACGACGTCGTCGTCGATTCGCGCGAGACGGCGATCGAGTGCATCAACTACCTCAAAGCGCAGCGCCTCGGGCGGGCTCGTCTCCTCCCGCTCGGGCGTCTCGTCACCCCGCGCAAGAGCCTGGCCGCGGCCGAGGCGCTCAAGCGCCCCGGGGTGATCGACTACGCGATCAACCTCGTCGAGTTCGAGCCGAAGTATCGGCGCGCGTTCGAGTACATCCTTGGCGACACGCTCGTCGCCGAGAACCTGGAGGCGCTGCGTGACGTCGACGGGGTGCGGGCGGTCACCCTGGACGGGGACCTGCAGAGCAAGGGGGGTGCCCTCACCGGGGGATGGCGCCCAAGCGCCGCCCGGGCGGAAAAGCCGGAGAAGGCGCCGGACGCGCAGTTCGATGTCGCCAAGCGCCGCCAGCGGATCGGAAAGCTGAACCGCGAGATAGCCCGGTTGGAGAAGGACCTGGAGGAGCGGAAGGGGATCCTCGCTGCCAAGGAGCGGGCCCTCGCTGCCAAGGAGGAGGAAGAGGACAAGACCAAGGACGAGGCGTCCACGCGAGGGGACGAGCTGCGCGCCCTGCGCGAGCGCCGGCGGGAGGTCTACCAAAACCTGGAGACGCTGCGTCGAGGGCTCTCCCGCTACGAGCGTGAGGAAGCGGAGGCAAAGGTGGAACTTGAGTCCCTCGGAGCATCCGAGATCGATGAGTCGAACTGCATCGACGCATCCCTCTCCGAACTCGAACGGCGCCTCGGGGAGACGAAGCGGAGGATCCGTCGGCTGGAGCCGGTGAACATGCGAGCGATCGACGAGTACGCGGCGTTCGAGCAGGAGTACAACGCGTTCCGGGAGAAGGTGGACGCGCTCGAAGCCGAAAAGCACGAGATCGAGCGGCTGATCGGGGAGATCGAAGCCCGCAAGCGGGCCCGGTTTCTTGAGACTCTGGAGGAGATCTCGGTCCAGTTCGACCGGATATTCCGCCAGTTGTTCCAAGGAGGGAGCGCAAGCCTCGAGCTTGAGGTCCCGGACGACATCTCGAGCGGCCTCCTCATCAAGGCAAACCCACCGGGGAAGGAGCCGCACGTGATCGACGCCCTGTCCGGGGGGGAGCAGACCCTGGTCGCCACCGCGTTCATCTTCGCCCTGCAGGAGTACCAGAAGGCACCGTTCTTCGTCCTGGACGAGATCGACGCCGCGCTGGACATCCTGAACACCACCCGTCTGGCGCGAATGCTGCGGGAGTACGCCAAGCGGATGCAGGTGATCGTTGTCTCCCACAACGAGGAAACAGTTCGTCATGCTGACCGGGCCTACGGGGTGACAATTAAAGACGGCGTCTCCCAGATACTGGCGCTCAACCTGAATTGA